DNA from Candidatus Polarisedimenticolaceae bacterium:
GCGCGTCTGGTGGCCGAAGTGGACGCCGGCTTCGAGGAGCTCCTTCAGGCTGACCGAGACCAAGACCTGCCTCCTAACGCTTCGAGAACTGGAAGCGCTTGCGCGCGCCCGGACGTCCGTACTTCTTGCGCTCGACCTCGCGCGGGTCGCGCGTGAGGAAGCCGGCCTGCTTGAGGCGGGGCCGCAGCTCGGGGTTGAACTCGCACAACGCGCGCGCGATGCCGTGACGCAGGGCGCCCGCCTGCCCCGCGGGGCCGCCGCCGGCCACGCGCACGAGCACGTCGAACTTTTCCGCGGTCTCGGTGATCACCAGCGGCTGCCGGATGATCATCTTGAGCATCTCGTTCGGGAAGTACT
Protein-coding regions in this window:
- the rpsI gene encoding 30S ribosomal protein S9, with product MSEAGNQYYGTGRRKTSAARVYLRAGSGRIEVNGKGFDEYFPNEMLKMIIRQPLVITETAEKFDVLVRVAGGGPAGQAGALRHGIARALCEFNPELRPRLKQAGFLTRDPREVERKKYGRPGARKRFQFSKR